The following proteins are encoded in a genomic region of Synechococcus sp. CBW1002:
- the menA gene encoding 2-carboxy-1,4-naphthoquinone phytyltransferase: MSEPQVVASLHAAEAPRQGPPLDRRRLWKAAIKWPMYAVAVMPALIAAGWRLGRGLPMRLDQLLLFLLAAVLLLAWENLANDVFDDETGVDTQGKPHSVVALTGRRDRVAALANGALVLGLLVMAVVALRSSTAVLLLVLACCGLGYLYQGPPFRLGYRGLGEPLCWLTFGPCATAAALLALAPVAEAGGAAGVTIPWADALVLGGGPALATTLVLFCSHFHQVEEDATHGKRSPVVQLGSDRAATLVPWFVAATLAWEWAPVLLGWWPLTALLGAIGLPPARALIRLLREHHHVPERISGSKFLALRFQALNGLGLALGLALGPWLARAGH; the protein is encoded by the coding sequence ATGTCCGAGCCCCAGGTCGTCGCAAGCCTTCACGCCGCCGAGGCGCCACGGCAAGGGCCACCGCTGGATCGGCGCCGCCTCTGGAAGGCGGCGATCAAGTGGCCCATGTATGCCGTGGCGGTGATGCCGGCCCTGATCGCCGCCGGCTGGCGGCTGGGTCGCGGCCTGCCGATGCGGCTCGATCAACTGCTGCTGTTCCTGCTGGCGGCCGTGCTGCTGCTGGCCTGGGAGAACCTGGCCAACGACGTCTTCGATGACGAGACCGGCGTCGATACCCAGGGCAAGCCCCACTCAGTGGTGGCCCTCACCGGCCGGCGCGACCGGGTGGCGGCCCTGGCCAACGGGGCCCTGGTGCTGGGTCTGTTGGTGATGGCCGTGGTGGCCCTGCGCAGTTCCACGGCGGTGCTGCTGCTGGTGCTGGCCTGCTGCGGACTGGGTTACCTCTACCAGGGGCCGCCCTTCCGCCTTGGCTACCGGGGTCTGGGGGAGCCGCTCTGCTGGCTGACCTTCGGCCCCTGCGCCACGGCGGCGGCCCTGCTGGCACTGGCGCCGGTCGCCGAGGCCGGTGGGGCGGCGGGAGTCACGATCCCCTGGGCCGATGCCCTGGTGCTGGGGGGAGGTCCGGCCCTGGCCACCACCCTGGTGCTGTTCTGTTCCCACTTCCATCAGGTGGAGGAAGACGCCACCCATGGCAAGCGCTCACCGGTGGTGCAGCTCGGCAGCGATCGGGCGGCGACCCTGGTGCCCTGGTTTGTGGCGGCCACCCTGGCCTGGGAGTGGGCACCGGTTCTGCTCGGCTGGTGGCCCCTCACGGCCCTGCTCGGTGCGATCGGTCTGCCGCCGGCCCGGGCCCTGATCCGCCTGCTGCGCGAGCACCATCATGTGCCCGAGCGCATCAGTGGCAGCAAGTTCCTGGCCCTCCGCTTCCAGGCCCTCAACGGCCTGGGGCTGGCCCTGGGCCTGGCGCTGGGGCCCTGGCTGGCGCGGGCCGGGCATTGA